From a region of the Zingiber officinale cultivar Zhangliang chromosome 4B, Zo_v1.1, whole genome shotgun sequence genome:
- the LOC121974412 gene encoding calcium-binding protein PBP1-like has product MEEEKPESSIEFEDLLPVMVARLGTEGLMEELCKGFRLLMDPAKGVITADSLRRSSATALGLGGCITEEAAASMVREGDLDRDGVLDQMEFCVLMLRLSPELMHMHERWS; this is encoded by the coding sequence ATGGAAGAGGAGAAACCTGAATCGTCGATCGAGTTCGAGGACTTGTTGCCTGTGATGGTGGCGCGGCTAGGCACGGAGGGGCTGATGGAAGAGCTGTGCAAGGGGTTCCGACTGCTCATGGATCCGGCGAAGGGTGTCATCACTGCGGACAGCCTCAGGCGAAGCTCTGCCACTGCACTTGGACTCGGCGGCTGCATCACCGAGGAGGCGGCGGCGAGTATGGTGAGGGAGGGTGACCTCGACCGGGATGGTGTGTTGGACCAGATGGAGTTCTGTGTGCTCATGCTCAGGTTGAGCCCTGAGCTCATGCATATGCATGAGAGATGGTCTTAA
- the LOC121977246 gene encoding uncharacterized protein LOC121977246 encodes MADHSRTMKELAAPDEAFKYSCITYPTLAGDFELRSGLIHLLPKYQGLSGEDPNRHLHEFHVVCSTMKPQGISEEDIKLRAFPFSLTGVAKDWLYYLPPGFITSWIDMKKAFLEKFFPASRTATIRKSICGIQQVVGETLYDYWERFKKLCSSCPQHQISEQLLVQYFYEGLLPMDRSMIDAAAGGALVNKTPEQARELISNMAENSQQFGSRALTTRGVGEVQMVSNEQKEIKNSLMELTTLVKQLALNNATQPSVVPNMQFPCKQSIVCSICSSQDHLSELCPNLHQDESLAAFSRAQFQQKHDPYSSTYNPGWRDHPNLKYGNLFYQHPSSNQHFSHNSSNFQQPQQGFQQQNQNFQQHNQNFQQGFQHHYQPANQYQQSYQPYQQFQNQNQNQHYQSQNQNFQQAIPALPAPTKMSLTQGISNNVSNSDPQQARLEELMQQILQQQQNQERQIGQLASSINQIQAQGSSQLPSQTIPNPKGNVSALTLRSGRKVSESSRGRAAAENFSEIQPSGSSNEGLPEVQNVPVSSSNPIHIDPYGLEHSQGGGNLMPDFSSNSCLAEHFPTATTSESSKSGNAGFQNSEQSIPLPFPQRKVQPRKNVEEEKAKEFQELVDLFSKVEVNVPLLTMIKQIPKYAKFLKDLCVHKKKLKGNELISMGKNVSALLQTVPQKCEDPGVFTVPCEIGSNLFKDAMLDLGASINVMPKSVFQTLGIGPLQPTGVVIQLADRSQTHPAGVIEDVLVKVRELIFPADFYILDMEGDYPASRSPLILGRPFLKIARTKIDVHAGTLSMEIGDTVVRFSILDAMKHPREDHSILSLDISEELDSINFFSVIDSDSDAAEGGIGDFLFSEEEDISALGVDDESCGVYPSEKDNLCVGDCLGEALSLGSPREEKLCVGDCLGEALPLGSLSVDQTQDELKQLPPHLKYAYLGENQQLLVIIAQNLEPEQESRLLEILRQHRKAIGWTLADIPGISPSICMHRIYLEEDVKPVRQPQRRLNPLILDVVKKEVTRLLQAGIIYPISDSKWVSPIHVVPKKSG; translated from the coding sequence ATGGCTGATCATAGTAGGACAATGAAGGAGCTTGCAGCTCCTGATGAGGCTTTCAAGTATTCATGTATCACTTACCCAACTTTAGCTGGTGATTTTGAGCTGAGATCAGGGTTGATTCATTTGCTTCCCAAATATCAAGGATTATCTGGAGAAGACCCAAACAGACATTTGCATGAATTCCATGTGGTTTGTTCAACCATGAAGCCACAAGGAATTTCAGAAGAGGATATCAAGCTAAGGGCTTTTCCATTTTCACTTACTGGagtagcaaaagattggttgtattatttACCACCGGGATTTATTACTTCATGGATTGATATGAAGAAGGCTTTCTTGGAGAAATTCTTTCCAGCCTCAAGGACTGCAACTATTAGGAAAAGCATCTGTGGGATTCAGCAAGTGGTGGGAGAGACATTATATGACTATTGGGagagatttaagaaattatgttcAAGTTGTCCTCAACACCAAATCAGTGAGCAGTTACTAGTCCAATACTTCTATGAGGGTTTATTACCTATGGACAGAAGTATGATAGATGCAGCAGCCGGAGGAGCTTTAGTGAACAAAACTCCAGAGCAAGCACGGGAGCTAATTTCGAACATGGCTGAAAATTCACAGCAATTTGGAAGTAGAGCACTCACTACTAGAGGAGTTGGTGAGGTTCAAATGGTTTCTAATGAACAAAAGGAGATAAAGAATTCATTGATGGAATTAACGACCTTGGTGAAACAATTAGCTTTGAACAATGCTACTCAACCTTCTGTTGTGCCGAATATGCAATTTCCATGTAAACAAAGCATAGTTTGTAGCATTTGTTCGAGTCAAGATCACCTTTCAGAACTTTGTCCAAATCTCCATCAAGATGAATCTTTGGCAGCATTCTCTAGAGCTCAGTTCCAACAAAAACATGACCCGTATTCATCTACATATAATCCGGGTTGGAGAGATCATCCAAATTTGAAGTATGGCAATTTATTCTATCAACATCCATCTTCAAATCAGCATTTCAGCCACAATTCCAGCAATTTCCAGCAACCTCAGCAAGGTTTCCAGCAGCAAAATCAGAATTTCCAGCAGCATAATCAGAATTTCCAGCAAGGTTTTCAGCATCATTATCAACCTGCAAATCAATATCAGCAATCGTATCAGCCTTATCAGCAATTTCAGAATCAGAATCAGAATCAGCATTATCAATCTCAAAATCAGAATTTCCAGCAAGCAATTCCAGCACTTCCAGCACCTACAAAGATGAGTTTAACTCAAGGAATTTCCAATAATGTTTCAAATTCAGATCCACAGCAAGCTAGATTGGAGGAATTAATGCAACAAATTCTTCAGCAGCAACAAAATCAGGAAAGGCAGATTGGGCAATTGGCTTCTAGCATTAATCAGATTCAAGCTCAGGGATCGAGTCAATTACCATCTCAAACAATTCCGAATCCTAAAGGGAACGTTAGTGCATTAACTTTAAGGAGTGGGAGAAAAGTTTCAGAATCTTCAAGAGGAAGAGCTGCTGCtgaaaatttttcagaaattcagCCATCCGGTTCCAGCAATGAAGGACTTCCAGAAGTGCAGAATGTGCCAGTTTCAAGTTCTAATCCAATTCACATTGATCCATACGGTTTGGAACATTCACAAGGAGGTGGAAATCTGATGCCAGATTTTTCCAGCAACTCTTGTCTAGCTGAACATTTTCCaacagcaacaacttcagaaagcaGCAAATCTGGAAATGCAGGATTTCAGAATTCAGAGCAGAGCATTCCATTGCCTTTCCCTCAACGCAAAGTTCAACCAAGGAAGAATGTAGAGGAGGAGAAAGCAAAGGAGTTCCAAGAGCTTGTGGATTTATTTAGCAAGGTAGAAGTAAATGTTCCTTTACTCACAATGATCAAGCAAATTCCAAAATATGCAAAATTTTTGAAGGATCTTTGTGTGCACAAGAAGAAATTGAAGGGGAATGAGTTAATTAGCATGGGAAAGAATGTGTCTGCACTTCTTCAAACAGTTCCTCAGAAATGCGAAGATCCTGGAGTTTTTACAGTTCCTTGTGAGATTGGGAGTAATTTGTTTAAAGATGCCATGCTGGATTTGGGAGCTTCAATTAATGTGATGCCAAAATCAGTTTTTCAGACATTAGGGATTGGACCATTACAACCTACAGGAGTAGTCATTCAGTTAGCTGACCGCAGTCAGACTCACCCAGCTGGAGTTATTGAAGATGTATTGGTTAAGGTGAGAGAACTTATCTTTCCTGCAGATTTTTATATCCTTGATATGGAGGGAGACTATCCGGCCAGTAGATCTCCACTCATTCTTGGACGACCATTTTTGAAGATTGCAAGGACTAAGATTGATGTTCATGCGGGCACACTTTCTATGGAGATAGGAGACACAGTGGTCCGATTCAGTATTCTTGACGCTATGAAGCATCCTAGAGAGGATCATTCAATTCTTAGTTTGGATATTTCAGAGGAGCTGGACAGTATAAATTTCTTTTCAGTGATTGATTCAGACTCAGATGCTGCAGAGGGTGGTATAGGTGATTTTTTGTTTTCAGAAGAGGAGGATATTTCAGCCTTGGGAGTGGATGATGAGTCTTGTGGAGTATATCCGAGTGAGAAAGATAATttatgcgtaggggattgcttaggagaagctctATCCCTAGGATCGCCCAGAGAAGAGAAATtatgtgtaggggattgcttaggagaagcatTACCCCTAGGATCGCTTTCAGTTGACCAGACACAGGATGAGTTGAAGCAATTACCGCCACATTTGAAGTATGCTTATTTAGGAGAGAACCAGCAGCTACTTGTCATCATAGCCCAGAATCTAGAACCAGAACAAGAAAGCAGATTATTAGAGATTTTGAGGCAGCACAGGAAGGCCATTGGATGGACTTTAGCAGATATTCCTGGTATTAGTCCTTCTATTTGCATGCACAGGATTTACTTGGAGGAGGATGTGAAACCAGTGAGACAACCCCAGAGGAGACTTAACCCGCTGATCCTTGATGTGGTAAAGAAAGAGGTGACTAGACTTCTACAGGCAGGTatcatttaccctatttctgACAGTAAGTGGGTAAGTCCTATCCATGTGGTTCCAAAGAAATCGGGGTGA